The Christiangramia flava JLT2011 genome has a segment encoding these proteins:
- the asnB gene encoding asparagine synthase (glutamine-hydrolyzing), with the protein MCGIAGIIGSRYNIEDLRKMLKSIRHRGPDASGIYHNGKCLLGHNRLSIIDLSKEANQPFSDTSGRYQLIFNGEIYNYKELKAEIGGRYDFKTSSDTEVLLATYIVFGKDCLEKLNGMFAFAIWDKEKKELFAARDRFGVKPFYYHQAGKKLIFASEIKAIHKVAKKLPDEKTWANYFCYGSYGSRDTTFYKDIFQLPAGYFLEYKSGKIQKYQWYNFEERIKERSSDYGSESEVKRKYLELLEDSIKLRFRADVEVGFNLSGGVDSSLLLALVNHLHPNHNIKAYTFYTGDKRYDELPWVEKMIQKTGNPLEKIKLSLEEVPELSHTTTIFQDEPFGGIPTLAYSKIFKKASEQVIKVLLDGQGMDEQWAGYDYYSHTNNTLIQGSKNESPFRLNVLSQDFKRLSEKPQYPTPFSSGIQNKQYRDIFYTKLPRALRFNDRISMAYSTELREPFLDYRLVELAFSLPDSMKIKGNVHKHLLRELVKDYVPFEIAEAPKRALQTPQREWLGNELRIFVDQQIEKLLNSEFSEWFDAKVLRTEWEAYKNGKQENSFYIWQWVNCSLVVSGE; encoded by the coding sequence ATGTGTGGGATCGCGGGAATAATAGGTAGCAGATACAATATAGAGGATCTCAGGAAAATGCTTAAAAGTATCAGGCACCGGGGGCCAGATGCTTCCGGGATATATCATAACGGGAAGTGTCTTTTGGGGCATAACCGGCTTTCGATCATTGATCTTTCCAAGGAAGCAAATCAACCATTCAGCGATACCAGCGGCAGATATCAGCTAATTTTTAATGGGGAAATTTATAATTATAAAGAATTAAAAGCTGAGATCGGCGGCAGGTACGATTTTAAAACCAGTTCTGATACCGAAGTTCTGCTGGCAACCTATATCGTCTTCGGAAAAGACTGCCTAGAAAAGCTGAACGGAATGTTTGCTTTCGCCATTTGGGATAAAGAAAAAAAAGAATTGTTTGCTGCCAGAGACCGGTTCGGGGTGAAGCCCTTCTATTATCACCAGGCGGGAAAAAAGCTGATTTTCGCCAGTGAAATAAAAGCTATTCATAAAGTAGCTAAAAAACTTCCTGATGAAAAAACCTGGGCAAACTATTTCTGTTATGGTAGTTACGGAAGCCGGGATACAACCTTTTATAAGGATATTTTTCAACTACCGGCAGGGTATTTTCTGGAATATAAGTCGGGAAAAATTCAAAAATATCAATGGTATAATTTTGAAGAACGAATAAAAGAAAGGTCATCTGATTACGGCTCAGAGTCGGAGGTTAAAAGAAAATATCTAGAATTACTTGAAGACTCCATAAAACTACGATTTAGAGCTGATGTTGAAGTTGGCTTTAACCTGAGCGGGGGAGTGGACAGTTCCCTTTTGTTGGCACTGGTGAATCATTTGCACCCAAACCATAATATCAAGGCCTATACCTTTTATACAGGGGATAAGCGATATGATGAATTGCCCTGGGTGGAAAAGATGATCCAAAAAACAGGGAACCCACTTGAAAAGATAAAATTGAGTTTAGAAGAGGTTCCTGAATTATCACACACAACAACTATTTTCCAGGATGAGCCTTTCGGCGGGATACCCACCCTGGCCTATTCCAAAATATTTAAAAAAGCTTCTGAGCAGGTTATCAAAGTTTTACTTGACGGGCAAGGAATGGATGAACAATGGGCAGGATATGACTATTACAGCCATACCAATAATACACTAATTCAGGGAAGCAAAAATGAATCTCCTTTCCGCCTTAATGTATTGAGTCAAGATTTTAAAAGACTGTCGGAAAAACCCCAATATCCTACACCATTTTCTTCAGGAATTCAGAACAAACAATACCGGGATATTTTTTATACGAAGCTTCCAAGAGCACTGCGTTTTAACGACCGGATATCGATGGCCTATTCCACAGAACTGAGAGAACCTTTCCTGGATTACCGACTGGTGGAGCTGGCTTTTTCCCTGCCCGACAGCATGAAAATAAAAGGTAATGTGCATAAACATCTTTTACGGGAGCTGGTGAAAGATTATGTGCCTTTCGAGATCGCGGAAGCACCTAAAAGAGCTTTGCAGACCCCGCAGCGCGAGTGGCTGGGAAATGAACTCAGGATTTTTGTTGACCAGCAAATAGAGAAACTACTTAATTCTGAATTTTCCGAGTGGTTTGATGCCAAGGTTCTTAGGACGGAATGGGAAGCTTATAAGAACGGAAAACAGGAGAATAGTTTTTATATCTGGCAGTGGGTTAATTGTAGTTTAGTGGTTAGTGGTGAATAG
- a CDS encoding N-acetylneuraminate synthase family protein — translation MFVIAEVGQAHDGSLGMALAYIDALAEVEVDAVKFQVHIAEAESSIHEPFRVKFSQQDKTRFDYWKRMEFSHEQWRVLKSRCEEKGVEFLASPFSNAAVDLLEELKVKRYKIGSGEVNNLLLLEKIARTGKPVILSSGMSSFEELDKSISFLNSKGIEFSILQCTTSYPTKSENYGLNVIQELKERYGVTIGFSDHSAKTETCIAATALGAEILEFHAVFSRQSFGPDASSSLEIGEIKELVKAVRNISEALEHPVDKSDNFNFSELKDIFEKSLAVNKDLPVGHILSFQDLEAKKPRNKGVPASDFKDCIGKKLIVTKNQWEFLKEGDLE, via the coding sequence ATGTTTGTTATTGCAGAGGTTGGTCAGGCACATGATGGAAGTCTGGGAATGGCTCTCGCCTATATAGATGCCCTTGCTGAGGTTGAGGTGGATGCTGTAAAATTCCAGGTACATATCGCCGAGGCGGAAAGTAGTATTCATGAACCTTTTAGAGTTAAGTTTTCTCAACAGGATAAGACTCGATTCGATTACTGGAAACGGATGGAGTTTAGCCATGAACAATGGAGAGTCCTGAAATCGAGATGCGAGGAAAAGGGAGTGGAATTTCTGGCCTCTCCTTTCAGCAATGCCGCGGTAGATCTTCTCGAAGAGCTTAAAGTAAAGAGATATAAAATAGGTTCAGGAGAAGTGAATAATTTACTTTTACTGGAAAAGATCGCCAGGACCGGGAAACCGGTCATCCTCTCTTCAGGGATGAGTTCCTTTGAAGAATTGGACAAAAGCATAAGTTTTCTTAATAGTAAAGGAATTGAATTTTCTATACTTCAGTGTACCACATCATATCCTACAAAGTCTGAAAATTATGGTCTGAATGTAATCCAAGAATTGAAGGAAAGGTATGGAGTAACTATAGGTTTTTCTGATCACTCAGCTAAAACTGAGACTTGTATCGCGGCTACGGCTCTAGGAGCTGAGATTTTGGAATTTCACGCGGTTTTCAGTCGACAAAGTTTTGGGCCGGATGCTTCCTCTTCTTTAGAGATTGGTGAAATAAAAGAACTGGTAAAGGCGGTAAGGAATATCTCCGAAGCTCTTGAGCATCCGGTAGATAAAAGCGATAATTTCAACTTTAGTGAACTAAAAGATATTTTCGAAAAGTCTCTGGCAGTAAATAAGGATCTACCTGTAGGTCATATTTTAAGTTTTCAGGATTTAGAAGCAAAAAAGCCCAGGAATAAGGGTGTTCCAGCTTCAGACTTTAAAGATTGTATTGGAAAAAAATTAATTGTCACAAAAAACCAGTGGGAATTCCTTAAAGAAGGTGATTTGGAATAA
- a CDS encoding glycosyltransferase encodes MIYLAAAPVLPVLDKFPDIKWILSTWGSDLFYYSKQEGYLEDIRRVLPKVDYLFTDCKRDHQIAIENGFKGTYLGNFPGGGGYDLQSLESYLKEFDERNIILVKGYQGLHGRAIEVLKAFLPLKEKLREFDIVVFGADEEVFHFVRNSEINTWKNFKVLGKVSHREVMKLMGRARIFIGNSLSDGMPNTLLEAIVMEVFPIQSNPGGATQEIITDGLNGLLINNPEEPKHIRNVLEKVLENEIDIEKAIKFNNENLRPGLDRERIKDEVLKKYKLVEEELETSGS; translated from the coding sequence GTGATCTATCTTGCTGCTGCTCCCGTGTTGCCGGTATTGGATAAATTTCCAGATATTAAATGGATACTTTCTACCTGGGGAAGCGATCTTTTTTATTACAGTAAACAGGAAGGTTATCTGGAGGATATTCGAAGAGTATTACCTAAAGTGGATTATTTGTTTACCGATTGTAAAAGGGACCATCAGATTGCTATAGAAAACGGCTTTAAAGGAACTTACCTCGGTAATTTTCCGGGCGGTGGAGGATATGACCTTCAATCTCTGGAATCTTATCTTAAAGAATTCGATGAAAGGAACATAATTCTAGTGAAAGGCTATCAGGGATTACATGGAAGGGCTATTGAGGTGCTGAAGGCCTTCCTGCCATTAAAAGAAAAGTTAAGAGAATTTGATATAGTAGTTTTCGGGGCTGATGAGGAAGTGTTTCATTTCGTTAGGAATTCAGAAATAAATACCTGGAAAAACTTTAAAGTACTCGGAAAAGTTTCTCATCGGGAAGTGATGAAGCTAATGGGACGTGCCAGAATTTTTATAGGCAACAGCCTTTCAGATGGAATGCCCAATACCTTACTTGAAGCTATAGTTATGGAAGTCTTTCCCATTCAATCAAATCCCGGAGGAGCTACTCAAGAAATAATCACTGATGGCCTGAACGGCTTGCTTATTAATAATCCTGAAGAACCTAAACATATTCGGAATGTACTGGAAAAGGTCTTAGAGAATGAAATAGATATAGAAAAAGCTATAAAATTTAACAACGAAAATTTAAGACCCGGACTTGATAGAGAAAGAATTAAAGATGAAGTTCTTAAAAAGTATAAATTAGTAGAAGAGGAATTAGAAACATCGGGCTCATAA
- a CDS encoding formyltransferase family protein, with protein MKTVLLTSNSYRHKYMARCLEEQTHLQLIITEEKSHKISDTSALNEEDAAFQEAHFQRRENSEIEFFGKEGFPSKILQLKVSHGEINSELTLKILKDLSPGYIILFGVSIIKADLLQTFRNRFINLHLGLSPWYKGSATNLFPLIDGRPEFVGATIHLASEEVDAGRILHQLRPRLEEKDDLHEIGNKVIRQAGEILPKVLEKYQSGKIKLVRKENSGKICRIIDLTTEKLRKAYQNIEGGMIADYLKNKEKIDAEFPIISNLNE; from the coding sequence ATGAAAACGGTACTTCTAACCAGCAATAGTTACAGGCATAAGTACATGGCAAGATGTCTGGAGGAACAGACCCATTTACAGCTTATCATTACAGAAGAAAAGTCCCATAAAATTTCAGATACATCAGCTTTAAACGAGGAAGATGCTGCCTTTCAAGAAGCACATTTTCAAAGGAGGGAAAATTCGGAAATCGAGTTCTTCGGAAAAGAAGGTTTCCCCTCAAAGATTTTGCAACTGAAGGTTTCCCATGGAGAGATCAACTCAGAGCTGACATTAAAAATCTTAAAGGATCTTTCTCCCGGTTATATTATCCTTTTTGGCGTTTCCATTATTAAAGCCGATTTGCTACAGACCTTTCGGAATCGTTTCATCAACCTTCATCTCGGGCTTTCACCCTGGTATAAGGGTTCAGCCACGAATCTTTTTCCGCTAATAGACGGAAGACCTGAATTTGTTGGAGCTACTATTCACCTGGCAAGCGAAGAAGTTGATGCCGGAAGAATTCTGCACCAATTAAGGCCGAGATTGGAAGAGAAGGATGATTTACATGAGATAGGAAACAAAGTAATCAGGCAGGCGGGAGAAATATTGCCAAAAGTACTTGAAAAGTACCAATCGGGAAAAATAAAATTGGTCAGAAAGGAAAATTCCGGAAAAATTTGTAGAATTATCGATCTGACAACGGAAAAGCTTAGGAAAGCCTATCAAAATATTGAAGGAGGCATGATAGCGGATTATTTGAAAAATAAAGAAAAGATCGATGCCGAATTTCCTATTATCTCAAATCTAAACGAATGA
- a CDS encoding cytidylyltransferase domain-containing protein — protein MKVLGLITARGGSKGIPGKNIKELHGKPLIAYTIASGKEAKLLSRLVLSSDDESIIEIAKSEGAEVPFKRPDELANDDTPSLAVIRHTLEFFMANGEDFDAVCLLQPTTPFRKNDLIDEAIQKLDMGGFDSVISVREIPADFNPHWAFEEKAGHLKIATGESTPISRRQDLPKAYHRDGAVYVTRSEVILQGSLLGDKIGFVETTRDAYVNIDTPEDWEKAEKMLKP, from the coding sequence ATGAAAGTACTCGGACTCATCACTGCAAGGGGAGGAAGCAAAGGAATTCCAGGAAAGAATATCAAGGAACTCCATGGAAAGCCGCTGATAGCCTATACCATTGCTTCGGGAAAAGAGGCAAAATTGCTTTCCCGACTGGTATTGAGTTCAGACGATGAAAGTATTATAGAAATAGCCAAGTCAGAAGGAGCAGAGGTACCATTTAAAAGACCGGATGAATTAGCAAATGATGATACTCCCAGTCTGGCCGTAATTAGACACACACTGGAATTCTTTATGGCTAATGGTGAAGATTTTGATGCGGTCTGCCTGCTTCAGCCCACCACGCCCTTTCGAAAAAACGACCTTATTGATGAAGCGATTCAAAAATTAGATATGGGAGGTTTTGATTCTGTGATCAGTGTACGGGAAATTCCTGCAGATTTTAACCCACACTGGGCCTTTGAAGAAAAAGCAGGACATTTGAAGATCGCGACGGGTGAAAGTACACCTATTTCTCGAAGGCAGGACTTACCTAAGGCCTATCACCGTGATGGAGCAGTGTATGTTACCCGTAGTGAAGTTATTTTACAAGGTTCATTACTCGGAGATAAAATAGGTTTTGTGGAAACTACCAGGGATGCCTATGTGAATATCGATACACCTGAGGACTGGGAAAAGGCTGAAAAGATGCTAAAACCTTAA
- a CDS encoding polysaccharide deacetylase family protein — protein sequence MLAVGNFHYIRKDFKAAYPSIFGVTPGQFRNQLKELAKYGKFVSQEDILNGIPKDEKAILISFDDGLKEQFKLAKPILDEMKIPFICFVNTSNFAEQKVSLVHQIHLLRSKIAPAELQKKIEKESTIQLTDEERNKAVNHYNYDEGEVARLKYLLNFRLGISELKKIINPLFEKYFDEYETATELYMREEQLAELWEQGSLGSHGHRHDPLGMLSQKQAKYDLEKSQEFFVSRFGEKAKTFSYPYGSFDACKNLSITLAETGFELAFSMERAVNIDPKENPFLLGRYDCNDLPGGKANIFQKENLFENPEYSKWHLYENGTSNQQ from the coding sequence ATGCTGGCAGTCGGTAATTTTCATTATATAAGAAAAGATTTTAAAGCTGCTTATCCAAGCATTTTTGGGGTAACTCCCGGTCAATTCAGAAATCAGTTAAAGGAGCTTGCAAAATATGGAAAGTTTGTCTCGCAGGAAGATATATTAAATGGAATTCCTAAAGATGAAAAGGCAATCCTGATCAGCTTTGATGACGGGCTGAAAGAACAATTCAAGCTGGCGAAGCCCATACTTGATGAAATGAAAATCCCTTTCATCTGTTTTGTAAATACTTCCAATTTCGCCGAGCAAAAAGTCTCCCTGGTGCATCAAATCCATCTTCTAAGATCAAAAATCGCTCCAGCAGAACTCCAGAAAAAAATTGAAAAGGAATCGACGATTCAGCTCACCGATGAGGAGAGGAATAAAGCGGTTAACCATTATAATTATGATGAGGGAGAGGTCGCCCGGCTTAAATATCTGCTGAACTTCAGACTTGGCATATCAGAATTAAAAAAAATCATCAATCCGCTTTTTGAAAAATATTTTGACGAATACGAAACAGCTACTGAACTTTATATGAGAGAAGAACAACTAGCTGAGTTGTGGGAGCAGGGAAGCCTGGGTTCACATGGTCACCGCCACGATCCCCTGGGAATGCTAAGCCAGAAGCAGGCCAAATATGACCTGGAAAAAAGTCAGGAATTTTTTGTTAGCCGATTTGGGGAAAAAGCAAAAACCTTCAGTTATCCGTATGGTTCTTTCGATGCCTGTAAAAATCTTTCCATAACTTTAGCTGAAACAGGCTTTGAACTGGCTTTCAGTATGGAAAGAGCTGTAAACATAGATCCAAAGGAAAATCCTTTCCTGCTGGGGCGTTACGACTGTAATGACCTACCGGGCGGAAAAGCGAATATCTTTCAGAAGGAAAATCTTTTTGAGAATCCCGAATACTCTAAATGGCATCTATATGAAAACGGTACTTCTAACCAGCAATAG
- the wecB gene encoding non-hydrolyzing UDP-N-acetylglucosamine 2-epimerase, with the protein MLKILVCFGTRPEAIKMAPLIYELKRQQLDCKVCVTAQHREMLDQVLKFFEIVPDYDLDLMRADQSLNTLSGKILISIDNVLSKVKPDLLIVHGDTTTSVMAAWAAFHRKIKVAHVEAGLRTFNSLSPFPEEINRQITARLTDYHFAPTIKARDNLLLENIPKNDIYMTGNTIVDAVSLGILKLQNIDESEIISETGILPKRFILVTGHRRESFGKGFELICEALIQITKTEKIDIIYPVHLNPYVKNHVYKKLENIENIHLINPVSYPTMLYLLKNCEFIISDSGGIQEEAPAFGKKVLVTRDFSERMEGVEAGLSILVGTSKEKIIKEVSLLLKASKSKASFNNPYGDGKAAKRIVKIIIENLGVKE; encoded by the coding sequence ATCTTGAAAATATTAGTTTGTTTCGGTACAAGGCCTGAAGCCATAAAAATGGCCCCTCTCATTTATGAGCTTAAAAGACAGCAATTAGATTGCAAAGTTTGTGTGACTGCGCAACATCGCGAAATGCTGGATCAGGTCCTTAAGTTTTTTGAAATAGTTCCCGATTATGATCTGGATCTTATGAGAGCAGATCAGTCATTAAATACACTCAGCGGCAAAATACTAATTTCCATAGATAACGTTCTCTCAAAAGTTAAGCCGGATTTGCTAATAGTCCATGGAGATACAACCACTTCAGTGATGGCAGCATGGGCAGCTTTTCACAGGAAAATTAAGGTTGCTCATGTAGAGGCGGGACTTCGAACCTTTAATTCCCTTTCTCCTTTTCCTGAGGAAATAAATAGGCAGATTACGGCAAGACTCACCGATTATCATTTTGCTCCCACTATAAAAGCCAGAGATAATCTTTTACTGGAGAATATTCCTAAAAATGATATTTATATGACAGGCAATACTATTGTAGATGCGGTAAGTTTAGGAATTTTAAAACTTCAGAATATTGATGAATCAGAAATTATTTCTGAAACAGGTATTCTTCCAAAGAGGTTTATTTTGGTGACAGGACACCGGAGAGAAAGTTTTGGAAAAGGTTTTGAGCTAATTTGTGAAGCTCTAATTCAAATAACAAAAACTGAAAAAATAGATATTATTTATCCCGTGCATCTTAATCCATATGTGAAAAATCATGTTTATAAAAAGTTAGAAAATATTGAGAATATTCACCTGATAAATCCAGTTAGCTATCCTACGATGTTATATTTACTGAAGAACTGTGAATTTATTATCTCAGACTCAGGTGGTATTCAGGAGGAGGCTCCTGCCTTTGGAAAAAAAGTGCTGGTCACACGAGATTTTTCGGAGAGGATGGAAGGAGTAGAGGCCGGTCTTTCTATATTGGTTGGAACCAGCAAGGAAAAAATTATTAAAGAAGTTTCATTGTTATTAAAGGCTTCCAAAAGTAAAGCATCCTTTAATAATCCTTACGGCGATGGTAAAGCAGCCAAGAGAATTGTGAAAATCATTATAGAAAACCTTGGCGTTAAGGAGTAA
- the neuC gene encoding UDP-N-acetylglucosamine 2-epimerase, translating into MINKRKICVVITARPSYSRIRSALQAIEEHSELELQLVIAGSALLDRYGNAADFIRKDGFEAAAKVYMVLEGENPTTMAKTTGIGLMELTNVFYNLQPDAVITIADRFETIATSIAAAYQNIPLVHIQGGEVTGSIDEKVRHANTKLADIHLVSNEEARERVIRLGEDPEMVINTGCPSIDLASEIEDEEKLNFDPLEKYGGVGKNINWKDGYLVVMQHPVTSEYEKAREHIMETLYAVRDSGIPAFWFWPNVDAGSDGTSNGIRTFREQQNPENIHFFKNMDSLDFLRLLRHSKMIIGNSSAGIRECSYLGVPAIDIGSRQHRRLKAENVIHSGYDRKEILSKINELAESGSFASSTIYGKGDSGKRIADILAKIELRSHKSIQY; encoded by the coding sequence ATGATTAATAAAAGAAAAATCTGTGTTGTCATTACCGCCCGGCCTTCTTACAGCAGGATCAGGTCGGCATTACAGGCAATCGAAGAACACTCTGAACTGGAATTGCAACTGGTAATTGCCGGTTCAGCTTTACTTGACCGATATGGAAATGCTGCAGATTTTATCAGGAAAGATGGTTTTGAGGCTGCGGCGAAGGTTTATATGGTACTGGAAGGGGAAAATCCTACGACTATGGCTAAAACAACCGGAATTGGATTAATGGAGCTTACAAATGTTTTCTATAACCTGCAGCCCGATGCGGTTATTACCATCGCCGATCGTTTTGAAACCATTGCTACTTCAATAGCAGCAGCATATCAGAACATTCCTTTAGTACATATTCAGGGTGGCGAAGTTACAGGCAGCATAGACGAGAAAGTAAGACATGCCAATACAAAGCTGGCCGATATTCATCTGGTTTCTAATGAGGAAGCCAGGGAACGTGTAATCAGGCTGGGGGAAGACCCTGAAATGGTTATAAATACCGGATGCCCATCTATCGACCTGGCGAGTGAGATTGAAGATGAAGAAAAACTCAATTTTGACCCACTTGAAAAATACGGCGGAGTCGGGAAAAATATTAACTGGAAAGATGGGTACCTGGTAGTGATGCAACACCCCGTTACTTCGGAATATGAAAAAGCCCGGGAGCATATAATGGAAACACTGTATGCGGTGAGAGATTCCGGAATTCCGGCTTTCTGGTTCTGGCCGAATGTAGATGCAGGCTCTGATGGTACTTCCAACGGAATTCGAACTTTTAGGGAACAACAGAACCCGGAAAATATTCATTTCTTTAAGAACATGGATTCCCTGGATTTTTTAAGGCTGCTGAGGCATTCGAAAATGATCATCGGGAACTCCAGCGCCGGAATCAGGGAATGCAGTTATCTTGGAGTTCCAGCAATAGACATAGGAAGTCGTCAGCATCGCAGGCTAAAAGCAGAGAATGTTATCCACAGTGGTTATGATCGAAAAGAAATCCTTTCAAAAATCAATGAATTGGCAGAAAGTGGTTCTTTTGCTTCTTCCACGATTTACGGAAAAGGAGATTCCGGAAAAAGAATAGCCGATATACTCGCAAAAATTGAATTAAGATCGCATAAAAGCATCCAATACTAA
- a CDS encoding glycosyltransferase family 2 protein, with the protein MYPEITIIYANRDRDLERIRLTLDSLSKQTDQNFKVIFVDYGSKYELLVELKELFKNYTFVQLFALEVPQLLWNKSKALNYGILKASTPFIFIADVDLLFHPLTTKKLEDFSGQNSFGLFSLNYLSKEESAEVVKRNKIKNLEIKRKGEVNGMILAPKKAFTEVGGYDEFFHFYGAEDVDLFDRIERAGYKRKKYPDKLFYHFWHESFQGSEDKIITQKPRVKDIMRVNEQHYFMNNQLEVIRPKRQPDMGKIISKEDSNLLKTPAKTYRIKNIRAQVEHFLHEIMPAEKGVICAVFEEDPYYSSFKHQVKKLLKKETQTYISMKEVNDMLLKKIVFEYRNANYSFKIAEDLKSIDFRIQL; encoded by the coding sequence ATGTATCCAGAAATTACCATCATATATGCTAACCGAGACCGGGACTTGGAAAGGATCAGGTTGACGCTTGACTCTCTATCCAAACAGACTGATCAAAATTTTAAGGTCATCTTCGTGGATTACGGAAGTAAATATGAACTTTTAGTAGAATTAAAAGAGCTGTTTAAAAATTATACTTTTGTTCAGTTATTCGCCCTAGAAGTGCCCCAGCTATTATGGAATAAAAGCAAAGCTTTAAACTATGGGATTCTTAAGGCATCCACTCCATTTATATTTATAGCTGATGTGGACCTTCTATTTCATCCTTTAACTACCAAAAAGCTTGAAGATTTTTCTGGTCAAAATAGTTTTGGTCTTTTTAGCCTAAACTATCTTTCCAAAGAGGAATCGGCAGAAGTGGTTAAAAGGAATAAAATCAAGAATCTTGAAATTAAAAGAAAGGGAGAGGTTAACGGGATGATACTCGCTCCTAAAAAAGCTTTTACCGAAGTGGGTGGCTATGATGAATTCTTTCATTTTTATGGTGCGGAAGATGTAGACCTGTTTGACCGCATTGAACGTGCGGGCTATAAAAGAAAAAAATATCCGGATAAACTATTTTATCATTTCTGGCATGAAAGTTTTCAGGGATCGGAGGATAAAATCATTACTCAAAAACCAAGGGTGAAAGACATCATGCGAGTCAATGAGCAACATTACTTTATGAACAATCAGCTGGAAGTAATCAGGCCCAAAAGGCAGCCTGACATGGGTAAGATCATCAGTAAGGAAGATAGTAATTTGCTGAAAACCCCTGCTAAAACTTACCGCATCAAAAACATTCGTGCTCAGGTGGAACATTTTCTTCATGAGATTATGCCGGCTGAAAAAGGAGTGATCTGTGCAGTTTTTGAGGAAGATCCCTATTATTCTTCATTCAAGCATCAAGTGAAAAAGCTTTTGAAGAAAGAAACTCAAACCTATATTTCAATGAAAGAAGTAAATGATATGCTTCTTAAAAAAATAGTATTTGAATACAGGAATGCCAACTATTCTTTTAAAATTGCAGAAGATCTTAAAAGCATAGATTTTAGAATACAACTTTAA